Proteins encoded together in one Astatotilapia calliptera chromosome 7, fAstCal1.2, whole genome shotgun sequence window:
- the git2b gene encoding ARF GTPase-activating protein GIT2b isoform X3 — MSKRVRSREVCADCSAPEPRWASVNRGVLICDECCSIHRGLGRHSSQVRHLTHSPWPHSQLQMVQTLYGNGANSIWEHSLLDPSSSVSGKRKANPQDRVHPNKTEFIKAKYQMLAYVHRMPCREDDSVTAKDLSKQLHSSVRTGNLETCLRLLSLGAQANFFHPEKGNTPLHIAAKAGQILQAELLAVYGADPGALDSSGKTPIDYARQAGHQELAERLVEIQYELTDRLTFYLCGRRPDHRNGQHFIIPQMADSLDLSEFAKAAKKKLQSLSNHQFEELAMDVYDEVDRRETDAVWLATQNHSTLVTDTTVVPFLPVNPEYSSTRNQGRQKLARFSAHEFATLVIDILTDAKRRQWGNSCESPKDNVELILQGIDGHHNSEGQDNDQPDYDSVASDEDPVQEATCGDSCNDGRTKSSESSDLSDGPITVQEFMEVKSALTASEAKIQQLLKVNCHLSEELRLMQSKLNSLQTENTTLRWQTPSGQQQPQGLFGRQQPRGGRARSMYETGSTPRQYPHRVDTARHDDGVILQPFPTNIGRGPLGTAASSLPTFPSSLSWSWDERSRRGCSLEGQSTVLENDYDTTPNHSEMEESGSPLAASEAAHQQEEGEEDATLPCTEDVICKTEQITKNIQELLRAAQETKHESFLPCSEKICMAVTEMAALFPKRPSSETVRGSLCLLTSSASRLHRECQKAAEHNLSPSDIQLVTQQVIQCAYDIAKAAKQLVTVTTKENNN, encoded by the exons AACCTCGCTGGGCCTCTGTTAACAGGGGTGTGCTGATCTGCGATGAGTGCTGCAGCATCCATCGAGGTCTTGGGAGACACAGCTCTCAAGTCCGACATCTGACTCATTCTCCGTGGCCACACTCACAGCTGCAG ATGGTTCAAACACTGTATGGCAATGGAGCTAATTCCATATGGGAGCACAGTCTTCTGGATCCTTCCTCTTCAGTGAGTGGGAAACGCAAAGCCAACCCACAGGACAGAGTGCa TCCTAATAAGACAGAGTTCATCAAGGCAAAATATCAGATGCTGGCGTATGTACATCGGATGCCTTGTCGGGAGGATGACAGTGTGACTGCAAAAGACCTCAGCAAG CAACTTCATTCCAGTGTCCGTACtgggaacctggagacctgccTTAGACTCTTATCTTTAGGAGCTCAGGCTAACTTCTTTCATCCA GAGAAGGGAAACACCCCACTACACATAGCAGCAAAAGCAGGTCAAATATTACAAGCGGAGCTATTGGCAGTTTATGGAGCTGATCCTGGAGCGCTGGACTCGAGTGGGAAGACCCCCATTGATTATGCAAG ACAAGCTGGGCATCAGGAGCTGGCAGAGAGACTAGTGGAGATCCAGTATGAACTCACTGACCGGCTAACATTTTACCTTTGTGGACGAAGACCAG ATCACAGAAATGGGCAACACTTCATCATTCCTCAGATGGCAGACAG CCTGGATTTGTCAGAGTTTGCAAAAGCTGCAAAGAAGAAGCTGCAGTCG CTAAGCAACCATCAGTTTGAAGAGCTGGCCATGGATGTTTATGATGAAGTCGACAGAAGAGAAACGGATGCAG TGTGGCTGGCCACTCAGAACCACAGCACGCTGGTAACAGACACCACAGTTGTGCCTTTTCTGCCTGTCAATCCTGAGTACTCATCTACCAGAAACCAG GGTCGTCAGAAATTGGCAAGGTTTAGTGCTCACGAATTTGCCACACTGGTCATCGATATTCTAACAGATGCTAAGCGACGGCAGTGGGGTAATTCCTGTGAAAGTCCCAAAG ATAATGTGGAGCTGATCCTTCAGGGAATAGACGGTCACCACAACAGTGAGGGCCAAGATAATGACCAGCCAGATTACGACAGTGTGGCATCAGATGAAGATCCGGTCCAAGAGGCAACATGTGGAGACAGCTGCAATGATGGAAGGACCAAG AGCTCAGAGTCTTCTGATCTGTCTGATGGACCAATCACAGTGCAAGAATTTATGGAGGTGAAGAGCGCCCTCACTGCATCAGAAGCcaaaatacaacagcttctgAAAGTCAACTGTCACCTTAGTGAAGAGCTACGTTTGATGCAGAGCAAG CTGAATTCCCTGCAGACTGAAAACACAACACTGCGATGGCAAACCCCCAGCGGACAGCAACAACCCCAGGGCCTCTTTGGTCGACAGCAACCTCGCGGAGGCCGCGCCAGGTCCATGTATGAGACGGGCTCTACTCCAAGGCAGTACCCCCACCGAGTTGACACAGCTCGGCATGACGATGGAGTCATTTTACAACCCTTCCCTACCAAT ATTGGTAGGGGTCCTTTGGGGACGGCTGCTTCCTCCCTTCCTACCTTCCCCTCTTCCCTCTCCTGGTCGTGGGATGAGAGATCTCGAAGG GGCTGTAGTCTGGAAGGACAGAGTACAGTGCTGGAGAATGACTATGACACTACACCCAATCACTCTGAAATGGAGGAGAGTGG cAGCCCTCTTGCTGCCTCTGAAGCAGCCCACCAGCAGGAGGAGGGCGAGGAGGATGCCACCCTGCCTTGCACAGAGGACGTCATCTGTAAGACGGAGCAGATCACTAAGAACATCCAGGAGCTTCTGAGAGCTGCCCAGGAGACCAAACATGAAAG CTTTCTGCCTTGCTCTGAAAAAATCTGCATGGCTGTGACAGAGATGGCTGCCCTGTTTCCCAAG AGGCCGTCCTCAGAGACAGTGCGAGGGTCTCTGTGTCTGCTGACTTCAAGCGCTAGCCGGCTCCACAGAGAGTGCCAGAAGGCTGCAGAACACAACCTCAGCCCGTCAGACATCCAGCTGGTCACTCAGCAGGTCATTCAGTGCGCCTATGACATAGCCAAAGCTGCCAAACAACTTGTTACTGTGACaaccaaagaaaacaacaactaa
- the git2b gene encoding ARF GTPase-activating protein GIT2b isoform X5 — MSKRVRSREVCADCSAPEPRWASVNRGVLICDECCSIHRGLGRHSSQVRHLTHSPWPHSQLQMVQTLYGNGANSIWEHSLLDPSSSVSGKRKANPQDRVHPNKTEFIKAKYQMLAYVHRMPCREDDSVTAKDLSKQLHSSVRTGNLETCLRLLSLGAQANFFHPEKGNTPLHIAAKAGQILQAELLAVYGADPGALDSSGKTPIDYARQAGHQELAERLVEIQYELTDRLTFYLCGRRPDHRNGQHFIIPQMADSSLDLSEFAKAAKKKLQSLSNHQFEELAMDVYDEVDRRETDAVWLATQNHSTLVTDTTVVPFLPVNPEYSSTRNQGRQKLARFSAHEFATLVIDILTDAKRRQWGNSCESPKDNVELILQGIDGHHNSEGQDNDQPDYDSVASDEDPVQEATCGDSCNDGRTKSSESSDLSDGPITVQEFMEVKSALTASEAKIQQLLKVNCHLSEELRLMQSKLNSLQTENTTLRWQTPSGQQQPQGLFGRQQPRGGRARSMYETGSTPRQYPHRVDTARHDDGVILQPFPTNGCSLEGQSTVLENDYDTTPNHSEMEESGSPLAASEAAHQQEEGEEDATLPCTEDVICKTEQITKNIQELLRAAQETKHESFLPCSEKICMAVTEMAALFPKRPSSETVRGSLCLLTSSASRLHRECQKAAEHNLSPSDIQLVTQQVIQCAYDIAKAAKQLVTVTTKENNN; from the exons AACCTCGCTGGGCCTCTGTTAACAGGGGTGTGCTGATCTGCGATGAGTGCTGCAGCATCCATCGAGGTCTTGGGAGACACAGCTCTCAAGTCCGACATCTGACTCATTCTCCGTGGCCACACTCACAGCTGCAG ATGGTTCAAACACTGTATGGCAATGGAGCTAATTCCATATGGGAGCACAGTCTTCTGGATCCTTCCTCTTCAGTGAGTGGGAAACGCAAAGCCAACCCACAGGACAGAGTGCa TCCTAATAAGACAGAGTTCATCAAGGCAAAATATCAGATGCTGGCGTATGTACATCGGATGCCTTGTCGGGAGGATGACAGTGTGACTGCAAAAGACCTCAGCAAG CAACTTCATTCCAGTGTCCGTACtgggaacctggagacctgccTTAGACTCTTATCTTTAGGAGCTCAGGCTAACTTCTTTCATCCA GAGAAGGGAAACACCCCACTACACATAGCAGCAAAAGCAGGTCAAATATTACAAGCGGAGCTATTGGCAGTTTATGGAGCTGATCCTGGAGCGCTGGACTCGAGTGGGAAGACCCCCATTGATTATGCAAG ACAAGCTGGGCATCAGGAGCTGGCAGAGAGACTAGTGGAGATCCAGTATGAACTCACTGACCGGCTAACATTTTACCTTTGTGGACGAAGACCAG ATCACAGAAATGGGCAACACTTCATCATTCCTCAGATGGCAGACAG CAGCCTGGATTTGTCAGAGTTTGCAAAAGCTGCAAAGAAGAAGCTGCAGTCG CTAAGCAACCATCAGTTTGAAGAGCTGGCCATGGATGTTTATGATGAAGTCGACAGAAGAGAAACGGATGCAG TGTGGCTGGCCACTCAGAACCACAGCACGCTGGTAACAGACACCACAGTTGTGCCTTTTCTGCCTGTCAATCCTGAGTACTCATCTACCAGAAACCAG GGTCGTCAGAAATTGGCAAGGTTTAGTGCTCACGAATTTGCCACACTGGTCATCGATATTCTAACAGATGCTAAGCGACGGCAGTGGGGTAATTCCTGTGAAAGTCCCAAAG ATAATGTGGAGCTGATCCTTCAGGGAATAGACGGTCACCACAACAGTGAGGGCCAAGATAATGACCAGCCAGATTACGACAGTGTGGCATCAGATGAAGATCCGGTCCAAGAGGCAACATGTGGAGACAGCTGCAATGATGGAAGGACCAAG AGCTCAGAGTCTTCTGATCTGTCTGATGGACCAATCACAGTGCAAGAATTTATGGAGGTGAAGAGCGCCCTCACTGCATCAGAAGCcaaaatacaacagcttctgAAAGTCAACTGTCACCTTAGTGAAGAGCTACGTTTGATGCAGAGCAAG CTGAATTCCCTGCAGACTGAAAACACAACACTGCGATGGCAAACCCCCAGCGGACAGCAACAACCCCAGGGCCTCTTTGGTCGACAGCAACCTCGCGGAGGCCGCGCCAGGTCCATGTATGAGACGGGCTCTACTCCAAGGCAGTACCCCCACCGAGTTGACACAGCTCGGCATGACGATGGAGTCATTTTACAACCCTTCCCTACCAAT GGCTGTAGTCTGGAAGGACAGAGTACAGTGCTGGAGAATGACTATGACACTACACCCAATCACTCTGAAATGGAGGAGAGTGG cAGCCCTCTTGCTGCCTCTGAAGCAGCCCACCAGCAGGAGGAGGGCGAGGAGGATGCCACCCTGCCTTGCACAGAGGACGTCATCTGTAAGACGGAGCAGATCACTAAGAACATCCAGGAGCTTCTGAGAGCTGCCCAGGAGACCAAACATGAAAG CTTTCTGCCTTGCTCTGAAAAAATCTGCATGGCTGTGACAGAGATGGCTGCCCTGTTTCCCAAG AGGCCGTCCTCAGAGACAGTGCGAGGGTCTCTGTGTCTGCTGACTTCAAGCGCTAGCCGGCTCCACAGAGAGTGCCAGAAGGCTGCAGAACACAACCTCAGCCCGTCAGACATCCAGCTGGTCACTCAGCAGGTCATTCAGTGCGCCTATGACATAGCCAAAGCTGCCAAACAACTTGTTACTGTGACaaccaaagaaaacaacaactaa
- the git2b gene encoding ARF GTPase-activating protein GIT2b isoform X4, translated as MSKRVRSREVCADCSAPEPRWASVNRGVLICDECCSIHRGLGRHSSQVRHLTHSPWPHSQLQMVQTLYGNGANSIWEHSLLDPSSSVSGKRKANPQDRVHPNKTEFIKAKYQMLAYVHRMPCREDDSVTAKDLSKQLHSSVRTGNLETCLRLLSLGAQANFFHPEKGNTPLHIAAKAGQILQAELLAVYGADPGALDSSGKTPIDYARQAGHQELAERLVEIQYELTDRLTFYLCGRRPDHRNGQHFIIPQMADRNNSLDLSEFAKAAKKKLQSLSNHQFEELAMDVYDEVDRRETDAVWLATQNHSTLVTDTTVVPFLPVNPEYSSTRNQGRQKLARFSAHEFATLVIDILTDAKRRQWGNSCESPKDNVELILQGIDGHHNSEGQDNDQPDYDSVASDEDPVQEATCGDSCNDGRTKSSESSDLSDGPITVQEFMEVKSALTASEAKIQQLLKVNCHLSEELRLMQSKLNSLQTENTTLRWQTPSGQQQPQGLFGRQQPRGGRARSMYETGSTPRQYPHRVDTARHDDGVILQPFPTNGCSLEGQSTVLENDYDTTPNHSEMEESGSPLAASEAAHQQEEGEEDATLPCTEDVICKTEQITKNIQELLRAAQETKHESFLPCSEKICMAVTEMAALFPKRPSSETVRGSLCLLTSSASRLHRECQKAAEHNLSPSDIQLVTQQVIQCAYDIAKAAKQLVTVTTKENNN; from the exons AACCTCGCTGGGCCTCTGTTAACAGGGGTGTGCTGATCTGCGATGAGTGCTGCAGCATCCATCGAGGTCTTGGGAGACACAGCTCTCAAGTCCGACATCTGACTCATTCTCCGTGGCCACACTCACAGCTGCAG ATGGTTCAAACACTGTATGGCAATGGAGCTAATTCCATATGGGAGCACAGTCTTCTGGATCCTTCCTCTTCAGTGAGTGGGAAACGCAAAGCCAACCCACAGGACAGAGTGCa TCCTAATAAGACAGAGTTCATCAAGGCAAAATATCAGATGCTGGCGTATGTACATCGGATGCCTTGTCGGGAGGATGACAGTGTGACTGCAAAAGACCTCAGCAAG CAACTTCATTCCAGTGTCCGTACtgggaacctggagacctgccTTAGACTCTTATCTTTAGGAGCTCAGGCTAACTTCTTTCATCCA GAGAAGGGAAACACCCCACTACACATAGCAGCAAAAGCAGGTCAAATATTACAAGCGGAGCTATTGGCAGTTTATGGAGCTGATCCTGGAGCGCTGGACTCGAGTGGGAAGACCCCCATTGATTATGCAAG ACAAGCTGGGCATCAGGAGCTGGCAGAGAGACTAGTGGAGATCCAGTATGAACTCACTGACCGGCTAACATTTTACCTTTGTGGACGAAGACCAG ATCACAGAAATGGGCAACACTTCATCATTCCTCAGATGGCAGACAG AAATAA CAGCCTGGATTTGTCAGAGTTTGCAAAAGCTGCAAAGAAGAAGCTGCAGTCG CTAAGCAACCATCAGTTTGAAGAGCTGGCCATGGATGTTTATGATGAAGTCGACAGAAGAGAAACGGATGCAG TGTGGCTGGCCACTCAGAACCACAGCACGCTGGTAACAGACACCACAGTTGTGCCTTTTCTGCCTGTCAATCCTGAGTACTCATCTACCAGAAACCAG GGTCGTCAGAAATTGGCAAGGTTTAGTGCTCACGAATTTGCCACACTGGTCATCGATATTCTAACAGATGCTAAGCGACGGCAGTGGGGTAATTCCTGTGAAAGTCCCAAAG ATAATGTGGAGCTGATCCTTCAGGGAATAGACGGTCACCACAACAGTGAGGGCCAAGATAATGACCAGCCAGATTACGACAGTGTGGCATCAGATGAAGATCCGGTCCAAGAGGCAACATGTGGAGACAGCTGCAATGATGGAAGGACCAAG AGCTCAGAGTCTTCTGATCTGTCTGATGGACCAATCACAGTGCAAGAATTTATGGAGGTGAAGAGCGCCCTCACTGCATCAGAAGCcaaaatacaacagcttctgAAAGTCAACTGTCACCTTAGTGAAGAGCTACGTTTGATGCAGAGCAAG CTGAATTCCCTGCAGACTGAAAACACAACACTGCGATGGCAAACCCCCAGCGGACAGCAACAACCCCAGGGCCTCTTTGGTCGACAGCAACCTCGCGGAGGCCGCGCCAGGTCCATGTATGAGACGGGCTCTACTCCAAGGCAGTACCCCCACCGAGTTGACACAGCTCGGCATGACGATGGAGTCATTTTACAACCCTTCCCTACCAAT GGCTGTAGTCTGGAAGGACAGAGTACAGTGCTGGAGAATGACTATGACACTACACCCAATCACTCTGAAATGGAGGAGAGTGG cAGCCCTCTTGCTGCCTCTGAAGCAGCCCACCAGCAGGAGGAGGGCGAGGAGGATGCCACCCTGCCTTGCACAGAGGACGTCATCTGTAAGACGGAGCAGATCACTAAGAACATCCAGGAGCTTCTGAGAGCTGCCCAGGAGACCAAACATGAAAG CTTTCTGCCTTGCTCTGAAAAAATCTGCATGGCTGTGACAGAGATGGCTGCCCTGTTTCCCAAG AGGCCGTCCTCAGAGACAGTGCGAGGGTCTCTGTGTCTGCTGACTTCAAGCGCTAGCCGGCTCCACAGAGAGTGCCAGAAGGCTGCAGAACACAACCTCAGCCCGTCAGACATCCAGCTGGTCACTCAGCAGGTCATTCAGTGCGCCTATGACATAGCCAAAGCTGCCAAACAACTTGTTACTGTGACaaccaaagaaaacaacaactaa
- the git2b gene encoding ARF GTPase-activating protein GIT2b isoform X1, with translation MSKRVRSREVCADCSAPEPRWASVNRGVLICDECCSIHRGLGRHSSQVRHLTHSPWPHSQLQMVQTLYGNGANSIWEHSLLDPSSSVSGKRKANPQDRVHPNKTEFIKAKYQMLAYVHRMPCREDDSVTAKDLSKQLHSSVRTGNLETCLRLLSLGAQANFFHPEKGNTPLHIAAKAGQILQAELLAVYGADPGALDSSGKTPIDYARQAGHQELAERLVEIQYELTDRLTFYLCGRRPDHRNGQHFIIPQMADRNNSLDLSEFAKAAKKKLQSLSNHQFEELAMDVYDEVDRRETDAVWLATQNHSTLVTDTTVVPFLPVNPEYSSTRNQGRQKLARFSAHEFATLVIDILTDAKRRQWGNSCESPKDNVELILQGIDGHHNSEGQDNDQPDYDSVASDEDPVQEATCGDSCNDGRTKSSESSDLSDGPITVQEFMEVKSALTASEAKIQQLLKVNCHLSEELRLMQSKLNSLQTENTTLRWQTPSGQQQPQGLFGRQQPRGGRARSMYETGSTPRQYPHRVDTARHDDGVILQPFPTNIGRGPLGTAASSLPTFPSSLSWSWDERSRRGCSLEGQSTVLENDYDTTPNHSEMEESGSPLAASEAAHQQEEGEEDATLPCTEDVICKTEQITKNIQELLRAAQETKHESFLPCSEKICMAVTEMAALFPKRPSSETVRGSLCLLTSSASRLHRECQKAAEHNLSPSDIQLVTQQVIQCAYDIAKAAKQLVTVTTKENNN, from the exons AACCTCGCTGGGCCTCTGTTAACAGGGGTGTGCTGATCTGCGATGAGTGCTGCAGCATCCATCGAGGTCTTGGGAGACACAGCTCTCAAGTCCGACATCTGACTCATTCTCCGTGGCCACACTCACAGCTGCAG ATGGTTCAAACACTGTATGGCAATGGAGCTAATTCCATATGGGAGCACAGTCTTCTGGATCCTTCCTCTTCAGTGAGTGGGAAACGCAAAGCCAACCCACAGGACAGAGTGCa TCCTAATAAGACAGAGTTCATCAAGGCAAAATATCAGATGCTGGCGTATGTACATCGGATGCCTTGTCGGGAGGATGACAGTGTGACTGCAAAAGACCTCAGCAAG CAACTTCATTCCAGTGTCCGTACtgggaacctggagacctgccTTAGACTCTTATCTTTAGGAGCTCAGGCTAACTTCTTTCATCCA GAGAAGGGAAACACCCCACTACACATAGCAGCAAAAGCAGGTCAAATATTACAAGCGGAGCTATTGGCAGTTTATGGAGCTGATCCTGGAGCGCTGGACTCGAGTGGGAAGACCCCCATTGATTATGCAAG ACAAGCTGGGCATCAGGAGCTGGCAGAGAGACTAGTGGAGATCCAGTATGAACTCACTGACCGGCTAACATTTTACCTTTGTGGACGAAGACCAG ATCACAGAAATGGGCAACACTTCATCATTCCTCAGATGGCAGACAG AAATAA CAGCCTGGATTTGTCAGAGTTTGCAAAAGCTGCAAAGAAGAAGCTGCAGTCG CTAAGCAACCATCAGTTTGAAGAGCTGGCCATGGATGTTTATGATGAAGTCGACAGAAGAGAAACGGATGCAG TGTGGCTGGCCACTCAGAACCACAGCACGCTGGTAACAGACACCACAGTTGTGCCTTTTCTGCCTGTCAATCCTGAGTACTCATCTACCAGAAACCAG GGTCGTCAGAAATTGGCAAGGTTTAGTGCTCACGAATTTGCCACACTGGTCATCGATATTCTAACAGATGCTAAGCGACGGCAGTGGGGTAATTCCTGTGAAAGTCCCAAAG ATAATGTGGAGCTGATCCTTCAGGGAATAGACGGTCACCACAACAGTGAGGGCCAAGATAATGACCAGCCAGATTACGACAGTGTGGCATCAGATGAAGATCCGGTCCAAGAGGCAACATGTGGAGACAGCTGCAATGATGGAAGGACCAAG AGCTCAGAGTCTTCTGATCTGTCTGATGGACCAATCACAGTGCAAGAATTTATGGAGGTGAAGAGCGCCCTCACTGCATCAGAAGCcaaaatacaacagcttctgAAAGTCAACTGTCACCTTAGTGAAGAGCTACGTTTGATGCAGAGCAAG CTGAATTCCCTGCAGACTGAAAACACAACACTGCGATGGCAAACCCCCAGCGGACAGCAACAACCCCAGGGCCTCTTTGGTCGACAGCAACCTCGCGGAGGCCGCGCCAGGTCCATGTATGAGACGGGCTCTACTCCAAGGCAGTACCCCCACCGAGTTGACACAGCTCGGCATGACGATGGAGTCATTTTACAACCCTTCCCTACCAAT ATTGGTAGGGGTCCTTTGGGGACGGCTGCTTCCTCCCTTCCTACCTTCCCCTCTTCCCTCTCCTGGTCGTGGGATGAGAGATCTCGAAGG GGCTGTAGTCTGGAAGGACAGAGTACAGTGCTGGAGAATGACTATGACACTACACCCAATCACTCTGAAATGGAGGAGAGTGG cAGCCCTCTTGCTGCCTCTGAAGCAGCCCACCAGCAGGAGGAGGGCGAGGAGGATGCCACCCTGCCTTGCACAGAGGACGTCATCTGTAAGACGGAGCAGATCACTAAGAACATCCAGGAGCTTCTGAGAGCTGCCCAGGAGACCAAACATGAAAG CTTTCTGCCTTGCTCTGAAAAAATCTGCATGGCTGTGACAGAGATGGCTGCCCTGTTTCCCAAG AGGCCGTCCTCAGAGACAGTGCGAGGGTCTCTGTGTCTGCTGACTTCAAGCGCTAGCCGGCTCCACAGAGAGTGCCAGAAGGCTGCAGAACACAACCTCAGCCCGTCAGACATCCAGCTGGTCACTCAGCAGGTCATTCAGTGCGCCTATGACATAGCCAAAGCTGCCAAACAACTTGTTACTGTGACaaccaaagaaaacaacaactaa
- the git2b gene encoding ARF GTPase-activating protein GIT2b isoform X2 translates to MSKRVRSREVCADCSAPEPRWASVNRGVLICDECCSIHRGLGRHSSQVRHLTHSPWPHSQLQMVQTLYGNGANSIWEHSLLDPSSSVSGKRKANPQDRVHPNKTEFIKAKYQMLAYVHRMPCREDDSVTAKDLSKQLHSSVRTGNLETCLRLLSLGAQANFFHPEKGNTPLHIAAKAGQILQAELLAVYGADPGALDSSGKTPIDYARQAGHQELAERLVEIQYELTDRLTFYLCGRRPDHRNGQHFIIPQMADSSLDLSEFAKAAKKKLQSLSNHQFEELAMDVYDEVDRRETDAVWLATQNHSTLVTDTTVVPFLPVNPEYSSTRNQGRQKLARFSAHEFATLVIDILTDAKRRQWGNSCESPKDNVELILQGIDGHHNSEGQDNDQPDYDSVASDEDPVQEATCGDSCNDGRTKSSESSDLSDGPITVQEFMEVKSALTASEAKIQQLLKVNCHLSEELRLMQSKLNSLQTENTTLRWQTPSGQQQPQGLFGRQQPRGGRARSMYETGSTPRQYPHRVDTARHDDGVILQPFPTNIGRGPLGTAASSLPTFPSSLSWSWDERSRRGCSLEGQSTVLENDYDTTPNHSEMEESGSPLAASEAAHQQEEGEEDATLPCTEDVICKTEQITKNIQELLRAAQETKHESFLPCSEKICMAVTEMAALFPKRPSSETVRGSLCLLTSSASRLHRECQKAAEHNLSPSDIQLVTQQVIQCAYDIAKAAKQLVTVTTKENNN, encoded by the exons AACCTCGCTGGGCCTCTGTTAACAGGGGTGTGCTGATCTGCGATGAGTGCTGCAGCATCCATCGAGGTCTTGGGAGACACAGCTCTCAAGTCCGACATCTGACTCATTCTCCGTGGCCACACTCACAGCTGCAG ATGGTTCAAACACTGTATGGCAATGGAGCTAATTCCATATGGGAGCACAGTCTTCTGGATCCTTCCTCTTCAGTGAGTGGGAAACGCAAAGCCAACCCACAGGACAGAGTGCa TCCTAATAAGACAGAGTTCATCAAGGCAAAATATCAGATGCTGGCGTATGTACATCGGATGCCTTGTCGGGAGGATGACAGTGTGACTGCAAAAGACCTCAGCAAG CAACTTCATTCCAGTGTCCGTACtgggaacctggagacctgccTTAGACTCTTATCTTTAGGAGCTCAGGCTAACTTCTTTCATCCA GAGAAGGGAAACACCCCACTACACATAGCAGCAAAAGCAGGTCAAATATTACAAGCGGAGCTATTGGCAGTTTATGGAGCTGATCCTGGAGCGCTGGACTCGAGTGGGAAGACCCCCATTGATTATGCAAG ACAAGCTGGGCATCAGGAGCTGGCAGAGAGACTAGTGGAGATCCAGTATGAACTCACTGACCGGCTAACATTTTACCTTTGTGGACGAAGACCAG ATCACAGAAATGGGCAACACTTCATCATTCCTCAGATGGCAGACAG CAGCCTGGATTTGTCAGAGTTTGCAAAAGCTGCAAAGAAGAAGCTGCAGTCG CTAAGCAACCATCAGTTTGAAGAGCTGGCCATGGATGTTTATGATGAAGTCGACAGAAGAGAAACGGATGCAG TGTGGCTGGCCACTCAGAACCACAGCACGCTGGTAACAGACACCACAGTTGTGCCTTTTCTGCCTGTCAATCCTGAGTACTCATCTACCAGAAACCAG GGTCGTCAGAAATTGGCAAGGTTTAGTGCTCACGAATTTGCCACACTGGTCATCGATATTCTAACAGATGCTAAGCGACGGCAGTGGGGTAATTCCTGTGAAAGTCCCAAAG ATAATGTGGAGCTGATCCTTCAGGGAATAGACGGTCACCACAACAGTGAGGGCCAAGATAATGACCAGCCAGATTACGACAGTGTGGCATCAGATGAAGATCCGGTCCAAGAGGCAACATGTGGAGACAGCTGCAATGATGGAAGGACCAAG AGCTCAGAGTCTTCTGATCTGTCTGATGGACCAATCACAGTGCAAGAATTTATGGAGGTGAAGAGCGCCCTCACTGCATCAGAAGCcaaaatacaacagcttctgAAAGTCAACTGTCACCTTAGTGAAGAGCTACGTTTGATGCAGAGCAAG CTGAATTCCCTGCAGACTGAAAACACAACACTGCGATGGCAAACCCCCAGCGGACAGCAACAACCCCAGGGCCTCTTTGGTCGACAGCAACCTCGCGGAGGCCGCGCCAGGTCCATGTATGAGACGGGCTCTACTCCAAGGCAGTACCCCCACCGAGTTGACACAGCTCGGCATGACGATGGAGTCATTTTACAACCCTTCCCTACCAAT ATTGGTAGGGGTCCTTTGGGGACGGCTGCTTCCTCCCTTCCTACCTTCCCCTCTTCCCTCTCCTGGTCGTGGGATGAGAGATCTCGAAGG GGCTGTAGTCTGGAAGGACAGAGTACAGTGCTGGAGAATGACTATGACACTACACCCAATCACTCTGAAATGGAGGAGAGTGG cAGCCCTCTTGCTGCCTCTGAAGCAGCCCACCAGCAGGAGGAGGGCGAGGAGGATGCCACCCTGCCTTGCACAGAGGACGTCATCTGTAAGACGGAGCAGATCACTAAGAACATCCAGGAGCTTCTGAGAGCTGCCCAGGAGACCAAACATGAAAG CTTTCTGCCTTGCTCTGAAAAAATCTGCATGGCTGTGACAGAGATGGCTGCCCTGTTTCCCAAG AGGCCGTCCTCAGAGACAGTGCGAGGGTCTCTGTGTCTGCTGACTTCAAGCGCTAGCCGGCTCCACAGAGAGTGCCAGAAGGCTGCAGAACACAACCTCAGCCCGTCAGACATCCAGCTGGTCACTCAGCAGGTCATTCAGTGCGCCTATGACATAGCCAAAGCTGCCAAACAACTTGTTACTGTGACaaccaaagaaaacaacaactaa